The Malus sylvestris chromosome 12, drMalSylv7.2, whole genome shotgun sequence genome contains a region encoding:
- the LOC126594092 gene encoding probable receptor-like protein kinase At5g18500, translating to MASDLQSELSKKTPIFNLKVWEVIGIAVALFIIVILTVLSMCLTWRKKSRKARDKIPLSQIPTVSKEIKEVRVEQVSAREFAPRDGILLTIHDKSSDKGSDKIMVHLDMGKSKNGENSSQSGSFNHLENDGVLSQSGEEGSSSTVTGHKPSSSYPITAPSPLVGLPEFSHLGWGHWFTLRDLELATNRFAKDNVLGEGGYGVVYRGHLINGTPVAVKKILNNLGQAEKEFRVEVEAIGHVRHKNLVRLLGYCVEGTHRILVYEYVNNGNLEQWLHGAMRHHGYLTWEARIKVLLGTAKALAYLHEAIEPKVIHRDIKSSNILIDEDFNSKVSDFGLAKLLGAGTSHVTTRVMGTFGYVAPEYANTGLLNEKSDVYSFGVLLLEAITGRDPVDYGRPAHEVNLVDWLKMMVGSRRSEEVVDPNIEVRPSTRALKRALLTALRCVDPDSEKRPKMSQVVRMLESEEYPIPREDRRHRRTEGSSADIDSQRENSDTDRSDYPGSRSESKGYQRT from the exons ATGGCTTCTGATCTCCAATCAGAATTATCCAAGAAAACTCCCATTTTTAATCTAAAAGTCTGGGAAGTAATTGGAATTGCTGTTGCACTGTTTATCATAGTCATCCTCACTGTGCTATCAATGTGTCTTACTTGGCGTAAGAAATCGAGGAAAGCTAGGGACAAGATTCCCCTTAGTCAAATCCCAACTGTCTCGAAAGAGATTAAGGAAGTTCGGGTTGAGCAAGTATCTGCTAGGGAGTTTGCTCCTCGTGATGGAATTCTTCTCACCATTCATGACAAATCTAGTGACAAAGGATCAGATAAGATCATGGTCCATCTGGATATGGGAAAATCGAAGAATGGAGAGAATAGCAGCCAGTCAGGTTCATTTAATCATTTAGAAAACGACGGTGTCCTGTCCCAATCTGGAGAAGAGGGGAGTTCCAGCACCGTTACAGGACATAAGCCTTCTTCATCTTATCCAATAACCGCCCCGTCTCCTCTAGTTGGCCTGCCTGAATTCTCGCATTTGGGTTGGGGACACTGGTTTACATTAAGGGACCTTGAGCTTGCAACAAACCGGTTTGCAAAGGACAATGTCCTTGGTGAAGGTGGATATGGAGTTGTTTACAGGGGACATCTCATCAATGGGACTCCAGTGGCAGTTAAAAAGATCCTAAACAACCT AGGCCAAGCAGAGAAAGAATTCAGGGTGGAAGTTGAAGCAATCGGCCATGTGCGCCACAAGAATTTGGTTCGCCTCCTGGGATACTGCGTCGAAGGAACTCATAG GATTTTGGTCTATGAGTATGTCAACAATGGAAACTTGGAGCAGTGGCTTCACGGAGCAATGCGTCACCATGGATATCTCACTTGGGAAGCCCGCATAAAGGTTCTCCTTGGGACCGCAAAAGC TCTTGCCTATTTACATGAGGCCATTGAACCAAAAGTTATACACCGAGACATTAAATCAAGCAATATATTGATTGATGAAGACTTCAATTCCAAGGTATCTGATTTTGGGCTGGCCAAGCTGCTGGGTGCAGGAACTAGTCATGTGACAACGCGTGTTATGGGAACCTTCGG GTATGTGGCCCCTGAATATGCTAATACCGGACTTTTGAATGAAAAGAGTGATGTATATAGCTTTGGGGTTTTGCTCTTAGAAGCAATTACTGGAAGGGACCCTGTTGACTATGGTCGCCCTGCTCATGAG GTGAATCTGGTTGATTGGCTAAAAATGATGGTTGGAAGCAGAAGATCCGAAGAAGTGGTAGACCCAAACATTGAGGTGAGACCCTCGACAAGAGCCCTGAAACGAGCCCTCTTGACTGCTCTGAGGTGCGTTGATCCAGATTCTGAAAAAAGACCCAAGATGAGCCAAGTTGTCCGTATGCTCGAGTCCGAGGAATATCCTATACCAAGAGAG GATCGAAGGCACCGAAGAACTGAAGGAAGTAGCGCGGACATTGATTCCCAGCGCGAAAATTCAGATACTGATCGCAGTGATTATCCGGGTTCAAGATCAGAGAGCAAAGGCTACCAACGGACGTAA